The following are encoded together in the Budorcas taxicolor isolate Tak-1 chromosome 4, Takin1.1, whole genome shotgun sequence genome:
- the LOC128046885 gene encoding histone H2B type 2-K1, with protein MSAEHGQLQQSGGRRGRSPGDKKSRRRSRRKETYSMYIYKVLKQVHPDIGISSKAMSIMNSFVNDLFERLAGEAARLAQYSGRTTLTSREVQTAVRLLLPGELAKHAVSEGTKAVTKYTSSK; from the exons ATGAGCGCCGAGCACGGACAGCTGCAGCAGTCTGGGGGCCGGCGGGGCCGGAGTCCTGGGGACAAGAAGTCCAGAAGGCGCAGCCGGCGCAAAGAAACCTACTCCATGTACATCTACAAGGTGCTCAAGCAG GTGCACCCCGACATCGGCATCTCCTCCAAGGCCATGAGCATCATGAACTCGTTCGTGAATGATCTGTTTGAGCGGCTGGCCGGCGAGGCCGCCCGGCTGGCCCAGTACTCAGGCCGAACCACACTGACGTCCCGGGAGGTCCAGACAGCCGTGCGTCTGCTACTGCCTGGGGAGCTGGCCAAGCACGCTGTGTCCGAGGGCACCAAGGCCGTGACCAAGTACACCAGCTCCAAGTGA